The Solidesulfovibrio fructosivorans JJ] sequence CGAACCACCAGGGGCATGTAACCGGTCATGCCTTTGTACGTCTCCTCCATCCCCCTTATAAAAATGATATTTTTTTTGAAATAATGCCCTAAAGTTCCTGGAGGACACTGCCGAAAGGAAGGATGAAGGCGGAGTACAAACTTTTTTTCGCAAGGATGCCTAACAGCCAGGGAAGGCCATGGGCAAGCTCACTTATTTACGACCGCGACGCGGCGATATCTCTCCGGTTCTGCTGCTGCTGACTTCGCACAGGCTCGATTGCTTTCTCGTTTGCATCCGCTGCCTGGAACGCTTCACCAGCCTCGACCGCTTCAAACACATCTACGTGGTGGGCAACGCCTTGTCCCCCGAGCATACGGCCGTGGCCCGGCGCTTCGTCGGACGCCATGCGAATGCCACCCTGGTCGAGCGCGGGCCGCGCGGCCTGGTCCCGGCCGTGCTGTCGGCCGAAAACGACATCCTCAGCGCCCACATCGACGATGTCATCATCAAGATCGACGAGGATCTGTTCGTCACCCCGCACTGGCTCGAGCACCTCGTCGACGGCTACATCGACCACGCCGAACGCCCCGACGTGCCGGCGGTCATGCCGCTCGTGCCCATAAGCCCGCCCGGCCGCCACGTGCTCAACCGGTTCCTGCGCGTGTCCTACCCGTCCGAGCGCCACATGTACTGCGGGCCGCCCATCGAGGAAAACTGGGTCTACCACCGCTGGATATGGGAAAAGCTGCTCTACGAGAACATGGCCCAGGTGTACCTGCGCGACGCGCCGGCCAAATACGGCTACGTCAGCTACCTGACCATCAACTGCGTGATCTTCGACGCGCGGCTCATGCGCCAGGTGCTGCCCCTCCCCACCGCGCGCGTGGCCGGCCAGCCGACCAGCGACGAAATGGCCATCAACGCCGCCCTGGCCGCCGGAAAGCAGAAGATCGCGGTGCTCGGCAGGA is a genomic window containing:
- a CDS encoding glycosyltransferase family 2 protein; translated protein: MGKLTYLRPRRGDISPVLLLLTSHRLDCFLVCIRCLERFTSLDRFKHIYVVGNALSPEHTAVARRFVGRHANATLVERGPRGLVPAVLSAENDILSAHIDDVIIKIDEDLFVTPHWLEHLVDGYIDHAERPDVPAVMPLVPISPPGRHVLNRFLRVSYPSERHMYCGPPIEENWVYHRWIWEKLLYENMAQVYLRDAPAKYGYVSYLTINCVIFDARLMRQVLPLPTARVAGQPTSDEMAINAALAAGKQKIAVLGRSLAHHYSFSKCEEYLRSHVPLDEVWRYMQGITEMPVTTRRCHVPTGGGDLKLLRTGG